One bacterium genomic window carries:
- the recA gene encoding recombinase RecA, translating into MAKEAADGKMKALNLALEQVEKQFGKGTIMQLGKKAADVKVETISTGTLALDSALGIGGVPRGRVVEIYGAEASGKTTLALQIVANAQKNGGVAAFIDIEHAVDPAYARTIGVNLDDLLISQPDSGEDALNIAETLVRSNAVDVIVIDSVAALVPRAEIEGEIGDTHVGLQARMMSQALRKLTAAISKSKTCCIFINQIRMKIGVMFGNPETTPGGRALKFYSSVRINMTRIGYVKNSAGEVIGSRTRAKVVKNKMAPPFRTSEFDIMYDEGISPSGSLLDLGLTTGVLEKKGTFINFGDSSLGRGREQARTVLREDPQLAAKIEKEIRAKLFPGHA; encoded by the coding sequence ATGGCGAAAGAAGCCGCCGACGGAAAGATGAAGGCCCTCAACCTCGCTCTGGAGCAGGTTGAAAAACAGTTCGGCAAGGGTACCATCATGCAGCTGGGGAAGAAGGCCGCGGACGTCAAGGTCGAGACGATTTCGACGGGAACGCTGGCCCTGGACTCCGCCTTGGGCATCGGGGGAGTGCCCCGCGGGCGCGTGGTCGAGATCTACGGGGCCGAAGCGTCCGGGAAAACCACGTTGGCGCTCCAGATCGTGGCCAACGCTCAGAAAAACGGGGGGGTGGCCGCCTTCATCGACATCGAGCATGCCGTCGACCCCGCCTACGCGCGGACCATCGGAGTCAACCTCGACGATCTGCTGATCTCCCAGCCGGATTCCGGCGAGGACGCCCTCAATATCGCCGAAACCCTGGTCCGCAGCAACGCCGTGGACGTGATCGTCATCGATTCCGTGGCCGCCCTGGTTCCCCGCGCCGAGATCGAGGGGGAGATCGGGGATACGCACGTGGGGCTCCAGGCGAGGATGATGTCCCAGGCGCTGCGCAAACTGACGGCGGCCATCAGCAAGTCGAAGACCTGCTGTATCTTCATCAACCAGATCAGAATGAAGATCGGGGTCATGTTCGGGAACCCGGAGACCACCCCCGGCGGCCGGGCGCTCAAGTTCTATTCCTCGGTCCGGATCAACATGACGAGGATCGGGTATGTCAAAAACAGCGCCGGGGAGGTCATCGGTTCCAGGACCCGGGCCAAGGTGGTTAAGAACAAGATGGCCCCTCCCTTTCGTACCTCCGAATTCGACATCATGTACGATGAAGGGATATCCCCCTCGGGATCGCTGCTCGACCTGGGGTTGACCACCGGCGTTCTGGAGAAGAAGGGCACGTTCATAAACTTCGGCGATTCCAGCCTGGGGAGGGGCCGGGAACAGGCCCGGACCGTTCTCAGGGAAGATCCGCAACTGGCCGCCAAGATCGAAAAGGAGATCAGGGCCAAGCTTTTCCCTGGTCATGCCTGA
- the thpR gene encoding RNA 2',3'-cyclic phosphodiesterase, which translates to MDPRGHILELAARLRERALTIAVAESCTGGMLGAALSALPGSSRYFAGGVIAYENRVKSGLLGVPEEIVSREGAVSRPVAELMASGVKTLMGTDIGVAVTGIAGPGGGTDRKPVGLVYIAVAGSRVECRRFRFAGSREEIRVRAVEEALALAATPGLGPSAFRVFVAAPLPPDVAARFSGFSRRLAVSGGGARPVPPENLHITLRFLGEVPAARVDEIDAVVAAAAGIGSSFSAEFGRCGFFPSRGRPRVVWAALVRGGAEFEALASALDRGLAEAGFPARDREFLPHLTLLRPRPGASPARLSRELESLEPETAGRFRVDLITFFRSTITPRGAVYRPFSEHALPGGSLPAEGV; encoded by the coding sequence ATGGACCCGCGCGGCCACATCCTCGAACTGGCGGCCCGGCTTCGTGAGCGGGCGCTCACGATCGCGGTCGCGGAATCCTGCACCGGAGGCATGCTGGGCGCGGCGCTGAGCGCTCTTCCCGGCAGTTCCCGGTATTTTGCGGGCGGAGTGATCGCCTACGAAAACCGGGTCAAATCCGGGTTGCTGGGGGTCCCCGAAGAGATCGTCTCCCGGGAGGGTGCGGTCTCCCGGCCGGTGGCGGAGCTGATGGCCTCGGGAGTGAAAACACTGATGGGAACCGACATCGGCGTTGCGGTCACCGGCATCGCCGGCCCCGGCGGCGGGACGGACCGGAAACCGGTGGGACTGGTGTATATCGCCGTCGCCGGCTCCCGAGTCGAATGCCGCCGCTTTCGGTTCGCCGGTTCCCGGGAGGAGATCAGGGTCCGGGCCGTGGAGGAGGCGCTGGCCCTGGCGGCGACCCCAGGTCTCGGCCCCTCCGCTTTCCGGGTGTTCGTGGCCGCCCCCCTGCCGCCGGATGTGGCCGCTCGATTTTCCGGGTTCTCCCGGCGTTTGGCCGTCTCCGGCGGCGGCGCGCGGCCGGTACCCCCGGAAAACCTGCACATCACGCTCCGCTTTCTGGGCGAAGTCCCCGCCGCCCGGGTGGATGAAATCGACGCGGTCGTCGCCGCCGCCGCCGGGATCGGGTCCTCTTTTTCCGCGGAGTTCGGCCGCTGCGGGTTTTTCCCGTCCCGGGGGCGTCCCCGGGTGGTTTGGGCGGCCCTGGTCCGTGGCGGCGCCGAGTTCGAGGCTCTGGCCTCGGCGTTGGACCGCGGCCTGGCGGAAGCGGGCTTCCCCGCCCGCGACCGGGAGTTTCTGCCGCACCTCACCCTCCTGCGGCCCCGCCCGGGCGCGTCGCCGGCACGGCTTTCCCGGGAACTCGAATCCCTGGAGCCCGAAACTGCTGGCCGCTTCCGGGTCGATCTGATAACTTTTTTCAGAAGCACGATCACGCCCCGGGGGGCGGTGTATCGACCGTTTTCGGAACATGCATTACCGGGGGGGAGCCTCCCCGCGGAAGGAGTTTGA
- a CDS encoding regulatory protein RecX, giving the protein MPDPEEQERRAAREYALRLLDYRERSSGELARRLMEKGFGEAAARFVLDGLRKSGLVDDERFARLWVTSRLRARPRSRRLIGIELARRGISRDSIRSVLDALMPEDGEEELARSLAAGRARFYRGDDPLRRRRKLGAWLARRGFAPDLIGRILEEMGEE; this is encoded by the coding sequence ATGCCTGATCCCGAAGAACAGGAACGCCGAGCGGCCCGGGAATACGCCCTGCGCCTGCTCGACTACCGTGAACGCAGTTCCGGGGAACTGGCGCGGCGGCTTATGGAGAAAGGGTTCGGGGAGGCCGCCGCGCGCTTTGTCCTGGACGGTTTGAGAAAGTCGGGGCTGGTCGACGACGAACGCTTCGCCCGGCTCTGGGTAACTTCCCGCCTGCGGGCACGCCCCCGGTCCCGGCGCTTGATCGGAATTGAGCTTGCGCGCCGGGGCATTTCCCGGGATAGTATCCGGTCCGTTCTCGACGCGCTCATGCCCGAGGACGGGGAGGAGGAACTGGCCCGGTCGCTGGCCGCCGGCCGCGCCCGCTTCTACCGCGGCGACGATCCGCTCCGCCGTCGCCGGAAGCTGGGGGCGTGGCTTGCCCGCCGCGGCTTCGCCCCGGACCTGATCGGCCGGATTTTGGAGGAGATGGGGGAGGAATGA